In Maridesulfovibrio sp., the following proteins share a genomic window:
- a CDS encoding ATP-binding cassette domain-containing protein codes for MALMSVSDISMTFGGPQLLDRVSFQVEEGQRICIVGRNGEGKSTLLRLMSGDLVPDSGNISYQKGVTVARLSQKVPEVLEGSIFEVVAGGLGELGEALTKYHMVSLEVASGGDVSKLSEVEEVMEKHGGWEALTTIEMVISRLSLSAEMRFENLSGGLKRRALLARALASKPDILLLDEPTNHLDIDSIAWLEEFITKNTRTLIFITHDRMFLRKIATRIIELDRGNLADWSCDYDTFLKRKEDLLAAEEKNWSEFDKKLAREEVWIRQGIKARRTRNEGRVRALKQLREERKQRRERTGRATIEIQEASRSGKVVAETINASYAWDSNPIFKDLNVTIMRGDRIGIIGPNGAGKTTLIQVLLGNIKPDSGTVKLGTKLEISYFDQHREQLDPNKSVRDSVADGNDTVTINGRTKHVMGYLKDFLFSPDRANSPVSVLSGGERNRLLLARLFTRPSNLLVMDEPTNDLDAETLELLEDRIMDYPGTVIIVSHDRAFLNNVVSGTLAFEGNALVNDYVGGYDDWVRQRQQQTEEAKPKAQKPKTKKNPDARPEKLSYKEQREFEALEIEIVELPGKIEELETAIEAMQTQMADPEFYKKSGEEMAAAQAELEKLETDHEATFERWEEVEEKLAEYRKRTGK; via the coding sequence ATGGCTTTAATGAGCGTAAGCGATATTTCCATGACCTTCGGTGGTCCACAGCTGCTGGACCGGGTGTCCTTTCAAGTAGAAGAAGGACAACGGATCTGTATTGTCGGTCGAAACGGGGAAGGTAAATCCACCCTGCTCCGTCTCATGAGCGGAGATCTGGTTCCTGACAGTGGAAATATTTCTTACCAGAAAGGTGTTACCGTAGCCCGCCTTTCACAGAAAGTTCCGGAAGTACTAGAAGGCTCCATTTTTGAAGTTGTTGCCGGGGGCCTCGGCGAACTGGGAGAAGCCCTGACCAAATACCACATGGTAAGCCTTGAAGTAGCCAGCGGCGGCGATGTCTCCAAGCTTTCGGAAGTCGAAGAAGTAATGGAAAAACATGGCGGATGGGAGGCATTGACCACCATTGAAATGGTTATTTCCCGTCTCTCACTCAGTGCTGAAATGCGTTTTGAAAATCTATCAGGCGGGTTGAAGAGACGCGCTTTACTTGCCCGTGCCCTGGCATCAAAACCGGATATCCTGCTCCTTGACGAGCCTACCAACCATCTTGATATCGACTCCATTGCATGGCTTGAAGAGTTTATCACAAAGAACACCCGCACCCTGATTTTCATCACTCACGACCGCATGTTCCTGCGTAAAATTGCAACTCGTATCATCGAGCTTGACAGGGGAAATCTTGCAGACTGGTCCTGCGACTACGATACCTTTCTCAAACGCAAGGAAGACCTGCTGGCTGCCGAAGAAAAGAACTGGTCAGAATTTGATAAAAAACTGGCCCGCGAGGAGGTATGGATCAGGCAGGGCATAAAAGCCCGGCGCACCCGTAATGAAGGCCGTGTCCGCGCGCTCAAGCAACTGCGAGAAGAACGCAAGCAGCGCCGTGAGCGGACCGGCAGAGCTACAATTGAAATTCAGGAAGCATCCCGTTCCGGCAAGGTCGTAGCAGAAACAATTAATGCTTCATACGCATGGGACAGCAATCCCATTTTTAAAGACCTGAATGTCACCATCATGCGCGGCGACCGTATAGGAATTATCGGTCCCAACGGAGCTGGCAAGACAACTCTCATTCAAGTACTGCTCGGCAATATCAAACCTGATTCCGGGACAGTGAAGCTGGGAACCAAACTCGAAATTTCATATTTCGACCAGCACCGCGAACAGCTTGACCCGAATAAATCAGTGCGCGATTCCGTGGCCGACGGGAATGACACAGTAACAATTAATGGCCGTACCAAGCATGTCATGGGCTATCTGAAAGATTTCCTTTTCTCCCCGGACCGCGCGAACTCCCCGGTCAGTGTTCTTTCCGGTGGGGAACGCAACCGGCTGTTGCTGGCCCGCCTTTTCACCAGGCCGTCAAACCTGCTGGTAATGGACGAACCGACAAACGACCTCGATGCCGAAACTCTTGAACTGCTCGAAGACCGTATCATGGATTATCCCGGTACAGTTATCATCGTAAGTCATGACCGTGCTTTTCTTAACAACGTTGTCAGCGGAACCCTCGCCTTTGAGGGTAACGCACTGGTTAACGACTATGTGGGCGGTTATGATGACTGGGTGCGTCAGCGCCAACAACAGACAGAAGAAGCCAAGCCCAAGGCACAGAAGCCCAAGACGAAAAAAAACCCGGACGCACGCCCGGAAAAACTCAGCTATAAAGAGCAGCGCGAGTTTGAAGCTCTGGAAATTGAAATAGTTGAGCTGCCCGGAAAAATTGAAGAGCTCGAAACAGCTATCGAAGCTATGCAGACCCAGATGGCTGATCCGGAATTCTACAAAAAATCCGGCGAAGAAATGGCCGCAGCGCAAGCAGAGCTTGAAAAACTCGAAACCGACCACGAAGCGACCTTCGAACGTTGGGAAGAAGTCGAAGAAAAACTGGC
- a CDS encoding Hpt domain-containing protein: MNTGDRLLDIFQEETLERLDNIETGLLHLENSTAELTPELINSIFRDAHSIKAGSNLLKLSVIEELAHKLENVLELIRSEGLVPTELIITASLESVDKLRNLTEDVLNSNTKSIRLQKTMLEVSVQRALAGEN, from the coding sequence ATGAATACCGGCGATAGATTACTGGACATATTTCAAGAAGAAACATTGGAACGGCTCGATAATATAGAGACCGGGCTTTTGCATTTGGAAAACAGCACCGCGGAGCTAACCCCGGAGCTGATTAATTCCATATTTCGAGATGCTCATTCTATTAAGGCGGGTTCGAATCTGCTAAAGCTGTCAGTAATCGAAGAGCTTGCCCATAAACTGGAAAATGTTCTGGAATTGATTCGTTCCGAAGGTCTTGTTCCTACCGAGCTTATTATAACAGCTTCATTGGAATCAGTGGATAAGCTAAGGAATTTGACTGAGGATGTTCTCAACAGCAACACCAAGAGTATCCGGTTGCAGAAGACAATGCTTGAAGTTTCTGTTCAGCGTGCCTTGGCCGGCGAAAATTAA
- a CDS encoding flavodoxin, with amino-acid sequence MSKSLIVYGSTTGNTETAAEYVAEVLENHEIQVELKNVTDVSIADLGNGYDIVLFGCSTWGEDEIELQDDFIPLYDELENADLKGKKVSVFGCGDSSYTFFCGAVDAIEEKLEKMGAVVVGDSLKIDGDPSRDEIVQWGKTIARQV; translated from the coding sequence ATGTCCAAATCATTGATCGTCTACGGCTCAACCACAGGAAATACCGAAACTGCGGCAGAATATGTTGCGGAAGTTCTTGAAAACCATGAAATTCAAGTCGAACTTAAAAATGTCACAGACGTTAGTATCGCTGATCTCGGAAACGGGTATGACATAGTTCTTTTCGGCTGCTCAACCTGGGGCGAAGATGAAATCGAACTACAGGACGACTTCATTCCCCTCTACGATGAGCTTGAAAATGCAGACTTAAAAGGCAAAAAGGTTTCCGTTTTCGGATGCGGTGACTCCAGCTACACATTCTTCTGCGGTGCAGTTGATGCCATCGAAGAGAAGCTCGAAAAAATGGGCGCGGTGGTAGTAGGTGACAGCCTGAAAATAGATGGAGACCCCTCACGCGATGAAATAGTTCAGTGGGGAAAAACTATCGCAAGGCAAGTATAG
- a CDS encoding bifunctional 3-deoxy-7-phosphoheptulonate synthase/chorismate mutase type II, which yields MSVQLNVTGLDTWGFNNDGPLIIAGPCSAESREQLLETAHGIKDKGVHLLRAGIWKPRTRPGCFEGMGEEGLKWLVEAKEETGLPICCETATPEHIELCLKYGVDLIWIGARTTVNPFAVQAMADALEGTDIPVLVKNPINPDVELWLGALERINKAGVTKLGAIHRGFSSARPSEYRNAPNWRIFIELRRRTEGMPIICDPSHLCGKRELIPSVAQKSLDLLFDGLMIESHINPDVALSDSKQQFTPEDLGKVLAGLEVKHPVAEDEEFALRMESKRARLVEIDDAIVELLAERMALGRKIGKMKCERGIALLQPDQWKKTVEKRTREGVARGMDEHFMLRIFQYIHEESLRQQECVLAGEN from the coding sequence ATGAGTGTACAACTTAATGTAACAGGTTTGGATACTTGGGGTTTTAATAATGATGGGCCGCTGATTATCGCCGGACCATGCAGTGCTGAATCACGTGAGCAGCTGCTCGAAACTGCGCACGGAATAAAAGATAAGGGTGTACACCTGCTACGGGCAGGCATATGGAAACCGCGCACCCGTCCCGGATGCTTTGAGGGTATGGGAGAGGAAGGCCTGAAATGGCTGGTAGAGGCCAAGGAAGAAACCGGTCTGCCTATCTGCTGCGAAACCGCGACTCCAGAGCACATTGAATTGTGTCTTAAATACGGCGTGGACCTTATCTGGATCGGTGCGAGAACCACTGTTAACCCCTTTGCAGTTCAGGCGATGGCCGACGCTCTTGAGGGAACTGACATCCCGGTGCTGGTTAAAAACCCCATCAATCCGGATGTAGAACTCTGGCTCGGAGCTCTTGAGCGTATCAATAAAGCCGGTGTCACCAAGCTTGGTGCAATTCATCGTGGTTTTTCTTCAGCTCGCCCCAGCGAATACCGCAATGCTCCCAACTGGAGGATTTTTATTGAGCTGCGCCGCCGTACTGAGGGCATGCCTATCATTTGTGATCCCAGCCATCTTTGCGGTAAGCGTGAACTGATTCCTTCTGTTGCCCAGAAATCTCTTGATCTTCTTTTTGACGGCTTGATGATCGAGTCTCATATCAATCCGGATGTTGCCCTCAGTGACAGCAAACAGCAGTTCACTCCTGAAGACCTAGGTAAAGTCCTCGCTGGTCTGGAAGTAAAGCATCCTGTGGCTGAAGACGAAGAATTTGCTCTGCGGATGGAAAGTAAACGAGCCCGTCTTGTTGAAATCGATGATGCTATTGTTGAGCTGCTAGCTGAGCGTATGGCTCTGGGACGCAAGATCGGTAAGATGAAATGTGAGCGCGGGATTGCTCTTCTGCAGCCTGACCAGTGGAAAAAGACTGTTGAAAAACGTACTCGCGAAGGCGTTGCCCGTGGAATGGATGAACATTTCATGCTCCGCATTTTTCAGTACATTCATGAAGAATCCCTGCGTCAGCAGGAGTGTGTTCTGGCCGGGGAAAATTAA
- the aroB gene encoding 3-dehydroquinate synthase → MPKVKVELRGEFDNSYEISVDYSVMDEVVADLKVRKYGQTPVVICDENTRELFGHSLVEKLALAGVDPLLLTVPAGESSKSLDVFGSLLEAMLEAGITRQDVVVALGGGVVGDLSGYVAGSYMRGINFVQVPTTLLSQVDSSVGGKVAVNIKHWKNYCGMFYQPKRVYTNISALESLPEKEILSGLGEVVKTAFIADRGLVDYLSCNADRVLSLDREVMAKVVARCCEIKADVVIRDEKEGGVRRILNYGHTVGHAIETFAGYRISHGECVAWGMRIVSRVCNKAGMLSAEDLKLHEELMDKLGLATGTLSIDPAQIMELMKKDKKVKQGAVVIVGLDKLGNAVVDENFPLELIEVELLNI, encoded by the coding sequence ATGCCCAAGGTCAAAGTTGAACTGCGTGGCGAGTTCGATAATTCCTATGAAATTAGCGTTGATTATTCCGTCATGGACGAAGTCGTTGCTGATCTCAAAGTAAGGAAATACGGACAGACCCCGGTAGTTATCTGCGATGAAAATACTCGCGAGCTTTTCGGACATTCGTTGGTTGAAAAGCTCGCGCTTGCAGGTGTTGACCCATTACTGCTGACCGTTCCGGCGGGAGAAAGCAGCAAGTCTCTCGATGTCTTCGGCTCGCTGCTGGAAGCCATGCTTGAAGCCGGGATTACCCGACAGGATGTTGTTGTTGCTCTCGGCGGCGGTGTTGTTGGCGATCTGTCCGGCTATGTAGCAGGAAGCTATATGCGCGGGATTAATTTCGTGCAGGTTCCCACAACTCTGCTTTCGCAGGTTGATTCATCTGTCGGCGGTAAGGTTGCGGTGAACATTAAGCATTGGAAAAACTATTGCGGAATGTTTTATCAGCCCAAGAGGGTTTACACCAACATCTCAGCTCTTGAGTCACTCCCAGAGAAGGAAATTCTAAGTGGCCTTGGTGAAGTGGTGAAGACTGCTTTCATCGCAGACCGGGGTCTTGTTGACTACCTTTCCTGCAATGCCGATAGAGTCCTGTCTCTTGACCGGGAAGTCATGGCCAAGGTCGTTGCCCGCTGCTGCGAAATAAAAGCCGATGTAGTAATCCGTGACGAAAAAGAGGGCGGTGTTCGACGTATTCTTAATTACGGCCACACAGTCGGGCATGCTATCGAGACTTTTGCCGGATACAGAATTTCGCACGGAGAATGCGTAGCTTGGGGGATGCGGATAGTTTCCCGCGTTTGTAATAAAGCTGGAATGCTTTCAGCTGAAGATCTCAAGCTGCATGAAGAACTCATGGATAAGCTTGGTCTCGCTACCGGTACCTTGAGTATTGACCCTGCCCAGATCATGGAACTTATGAAAAAGGACAAGAAGGTCAAGCAGGGAGCCGTAGTCATCGTCGGACTCGACAAACTGGGAAATGCCGTAGTGGACGAGAATTTTCCGTTGGAATTGATCGAAGTAGAGCTTTTGAATATTTGA
- a CDS encoding cobyrinate a,c-diamide synthase, whose protein sequence is MNFPRIVLAGLSGGTGKTIVTLGLCRAFRNQGRRVKPFKKGPDYIDARWLGLASGNYATNLDPFLMSADKLTALFMEKGEGADISIVEGNRGLFDGKDVDGSCSTAELARIIKAPVILTIDCTKMTRTVAAIVAGCKAFEDGFNLAGVILNRTAGERHRSIIKNSIETYTDIPVLGMLPKLKDNPIPERHMGLVSNTEYDAVDKALNTLGQMAEDCLDLDAISKIADQASSDLTDCHNAWEGIEISSHSKPVIGVVRDEAIWFYYEENLEALQRAGAEIKEVSIFSNEQWPEIHGLYLGGGFPETLAAEISANEKIREHVAKLAGAGLPIYAECGGFMYLGRDVEYQGKKYKMSGVLDLSTRLCPRPQGLGYTSGKIVHDNPFFPVGTEVIGHEFHYSLCVDNHEPAPKYALDMSRGKGMADSHDGLVRGNIYAGYNHIHALSMPCWANNFVKAAAEFKG, encoded by the coding sequence ATGAATTTTCCCAGAATTGTATTGGCCGGACTGAGCGGCGGAACAGGTAAGACAATTGTCACTCTTGGACTTTGCCGGGCGTTTCGTAATCAAGGGCGACGGGTAAAACCATTCAAAAAGGGTCCGGATTACATTGATGCCCGCTGGCTGGGACTTGCCTCAGGCAACTATGCAACCAACCTTGACCCTTTTCTAATGAGCGCGGACAAATTGACTGCACTTTTCATGGAAAAAGGGGAAGGAGCTGACATCTCCATTGTCGAAGGAAACCGAGGCTTATTCGATGGTAAAGACGTCGACGGTTCCTGCTCTACTGCGGAGCTGGCCAGAATAATCAAGGCCCCGGTAATTCTGACTATAGACTGCACAAAAATGACCCGCACCGTGGCTGCAATCGTTGCCGGCTGCAAAGCCTTTGAGGACGGATTCAATCTTGCCGGGGTTATCCTGAACCGCACAGCCGGGGAAAGACACCGGAGCATCATCAAAAATTCCATTGAGACCTACACTGACATCCCGGTGCTGGGTATGCTTCCAAAGCTCAAGGATAATCCCATCCCTGAACGGCACATGGGACTTGTCTCCAATACTGAATACGATGCTGTTGATAAAGCGCTCAACACACTTGGGCAGATGGCCGAAGATTGTCTAGACCTCGATGCAATATCTAAAATTGCAGATCAAGCCTCCTCTGACCTCACTGACTGTCACAATGCGTGGGAAGGCATAGAAATTTCCAGCCATTCAAAACCTGTCATCGGCGTGGTCCGTGATGAAGCCATTTGGTTCTACTACGAAGAGAACCTCGAAGCTCTTCAACGCGCAGGAGCTGAGATAAAAGAAGTTTCCATTTTCTCCAACGAGCAGTGGCCGGAAATTCATGGTCTTTACCTTGGCGGCGGTTTCCCCGAAACGTTGGCCGCTGAAATTTCTGCTAACGAGAAAATACGTGAGCATGTAGCGAAACTAGCTGGTGCAGGATTGCCTATCTACGCTGAATGCGGCGGTTTCATGTACTTGGGCCGTGATGTGGAGTACCAAGGTAAGAAATATAAAATGTCCGGTGTGCTGGACCTCTCAACCCGTCTGTGCCCCCGCCCGCAAGGACTTGGATATACATCCGGTAAAATAGTACACGATAACCCGTTCTTTCCTGTTGGAACCGAAGTTATCGGACACGAATTCCACTATTCACTCTGCGTGGATAATCACGAACCGGCACCCAAGTATGCCCTCGATATGTCACGCGGCAAAGGCATGGCCGACAGCCATGACGGACTGGTACGTGGCAATATCTACGCCGGTTACAACCATATCCATGCGCTGAGCATGCCCTGCTGGGCAAATAATTTCGTCAAAGCTGCGGCTGAATTCAAAGGCTAA
- a CDS encoding dissimilatory sulfite reductase D family protein: MESAKAEILKFLEEKTGAKSKFYFNDFTKLFPDEKGRDVKKVLTALVKEEKVEYWSSGSTTMYGLTGAGKQSGAEHED; encoded by the coding sequence ATGGAATCCGCAAAAGCTGAAATCCTGAAGTTTCTCGAAGAGAAAACAGGCGCAAAAAGCAAATTTTACTTCAATGACTTCACCAAACTTTTTCCTGACGAAAAAGGTCGTGATGTTAAGAAAGTTCTGACCGCTCTCGTTAAAGAAGAGAAGGTTGAATACTGGTCCTCCGGTTCCACTACCATGTACGGTCTGACCGGTGCCGGTAAGCAGAGTGGTGCTGAGCACGAAGATTAA
- the dsrB gene encoding dissimilatory-type sulfite reductase subunit beta, which translates to MAFVSSGYNPDKPMENRISDIGPRDYKEFLPPVIKNNYGKWLYHEIIEPGVLVHVAESGDEVYTVRCGTARLMSITLIREMCEVADKHCDGYLRFTTRNNVEFMTDSKDRMLALKEDLLSRKFEGGSYKFPVGGTGAGVSNIVHTQGWVHCHTPATDASGTVKVIMDDLFDEFTGHNMPAPVRIAVACCLNMCGACHCSDIAVVGIHRKPPIIDHQYLDNLCEIPLAVASCPTGAVRPSKIEIDGTQYKTVAIKEDRCMYCGNCYTMCPSLPLSDKEGDGIALMVGGKVSNRISMPKFSKVVVAFIPNEPPRWPTLTKTIRKIVDVYKAEANKYERLGDWAERIGWERFFEKTGIEFTPHLIDDFRDPAYYTWRQSTQFKF; encoded by the coding sequence ATGGCGTTCGTTTCTTCTGGCTACAATCCAGACAAACCGATGGAAAACCGGATCTCGGACATTGGACCTCGTGACTACAAAGAGTTCCTGCCCCCGGTTATCAAAAATAACTACGGCAAGTGGCTCTACCACGAAATCATTGAACCGGGCGTACTGGTTCACGTTGCCGAATCCGGAGATGAAGTTTACACAGTCCGCTGTGGTACCGCTCGCCTCATGAGTATTACCCTTATCCGCGAAATGTGTGAAGTTGCAGACAAACACTGCGATGGTTACCTTCGTTTCACCACCCGTAACAACGTTGAGTTCATGACCGACTCTAAGGACAGAATGCTTGCCCTTAAAGAAGATCTGCTCAGCCGTAAGTTCGAAGGTGGTTCCTACAAGTTCCCCGTCGGTGGTACCGGTGCTGGTGTATCCAACATCGTTCACACTCAGGGTTGGGTTCACTGCCACACCCCCGCTACCGATGCTTCCGGTACTGTTAAAGTCATCATGGATGACCTCTTTGATGAGTTCACCGGCCACAACATGCCCGCACCTGTGCGTATCGCTGTTGCTTGCTGCCTGAACATGTGTGGTGCTTGCCACTGCTCCGACATCGCTGTTGTCGGTATCCACCGTAAGCCCCCCATCATTGACCACCAGTACCTCGACAACCTTTGCGAAATTCCGCTGGCAGTAGCTTCTTGTCCTACCGGTGCTGTTCGTCCTTCCAAGATCGAAATCGACGGCACTCAGTACAAGACTGTTGCAATTAAGGAAGACCGTTGCATGTACTGCGGTAACTGCTACACCATGTGCCCATCCCTGCCCCTCTCCGATAAGGAAGGTGACGGTATCGCACTGATGGTAGGTGGTAAGGTTTCCAACCGTATCTCCATGCCTAAGTTCTCCAAAGTTGTTGTTGCATTTATTCCTAACGAACCTCCCCGTTGGCCTACACTTACCAAGACCATCCGCAAAATCGTGGATGTCTACAAAGCTGAGGCTAACAAGTACGAACGTCTGGGTGACTGGGCAGAGCGTATTGGCTGGGAACGTTTCTTCGAAAAGACTGGTATCGAGTTTACTCCCCACCTTATCGATGACTTCCGTGACCCCGCTTACTACACTTGGCGTCAGTCCACTCAGTTCAAGTTCTAA
- the dsrA gene encoding dissimilatory-type sulfite reductase subunit alpha gives MAKHKTPLLDELESGPWPSFVSDVKQEAEVRAKNEKDVNYQIPVEVCEDLLGVLELSYNDGETHWKHGGIVGVFGYGGGVIGRYCDQPEMFPGVAHFHTVRVAQPTAKYYTTDFLRQITDIWDMRGSGLTNMHGSTGDIVFLGTTTPQLEEIFYELTHNVNVDLGGSGSNLRTPAACLGMSRCEYACYDAQALCYDMTMEFQDELHRPAFPYKFKFKFDACPNSCVCALARSDFSVVGIWKDEIRIDQEAVAAYVGGEFKPNAGAHSGRDWGAFDIQKEVVDLCPGKCIKYADGKLEINDKECMHCMHCINTMPRALMIGNDRGASILCGAKAPILDGPQLSSLLIPFIKVEEPFDEVKEVVENIWDWWMEEGKNRERLGETMRRMGFQKLLEVTGIKADPRHVQEPRHNPYIFWKAEDVDGPWERDVNEYRKRHQR, from the coding sequence ATGGCGAAACACAAAACTCCCTTGTTGGACGAGCTTGAAAGCGGGCCATGGCCTAGCTTCGTGTCCGACGTAAAACAAGAAGCCGAAGTTAGAGCAAAAAACGAGAAGGACGTGAATTATCAGATTCCCGTTGAAGTCTGCGAAGACCTTCTCGGCGTACTCGAGCTCTCTTACAATGATGGTGAAACTCACTGGAAACACGGCGGTATCGTTGGCGTTTTCGGTTACGGCGGCGGCGTTATCGGTCGTTACTGTGACCAGCCCGAAATGTTCCCCGGCGTAGCACACTTCCACACTGTTCGTGTTGCTCAGCCCACCGCTAAGTACTACACCACCGACTTCCTGCGCCAGATCACAGACATCTGGGACATGCGCGGTTCCGGTCTGACCAACATGCACGGTTCTACCGGTGACATCGTCTTCCTCGGTACCACCACTCCCCAGCTCGAAGAAATTTTCTACGAACTGACTCACAATGTAAACGTTGACCTCGGTGGCTCCGGTTCCAACCTGCGTACTCCCGCAGCTTGTCTCGGTATGTCCCGTTGTGAGTATGCATGTTACGATGCACAGGCTCTGTGTTACGACATGACCATGGAATTCCAGGACGAACTTCACCGTCCCGCTTTCCCCTACAAGTTCAAATTCAAATTTGATGCTTGCCCCAACAGCTGCGTATGTGCTCTCGCACGTTCCGACTTCTCTGTTGTAGGTATCTGGAAAGACGAAATCCGCATCGACCAGGAAGCTGTTGCAGCTTACGTTGGTGGTGAGTTCAAGCCTAACGCTGGCGCTCACTCCGGCCGTGACTGGGGTGCATTTGACATTCAGAAAGAAGTTGTTGACCTCTGCCCCGGCAAGTGCATCAAGTACGCTGACGGCAAACTGGAAATCAACGACAAAGAATGTATGCACTGCATGCACTGCATCAACACCATGCCTCGCGCACTGATGATCGGTAACGATCGCGGCGCATCCATCCTTTGTGGTGCTAAAGCTCCGATCCTCGACGGTCCTCAGCTCAGCTCCCTCCTCATTCCCTTCATCAAGGTTGAAGAGCCTTTCGACGAAGTCAAGGAAGTTGTTGAAAACATTTGGGACTGGTGGATGGAAGAAGGTAAAAACCGTGAGCGTCTCGGTGAGACCATGCGTCGCATGGGCTTCCAGAAGCTTCTCGAAGTTACCGGAATCAAGGCTGATCCCAGACACGTTCAGGAACCCAGACACAACCCCTACATCTTCTGGAAAGCTGAAGATGTTGATGGTCCTTGGGAACGTGACGTTAACGAATACAGAAAAAGACACCAGAGATAA
- a CDS encoding YkgJ family cysteine cluster protein has protein sequence MNECTQCGTCCRKGGPALHNQDLPLLKEKDGIDLTDIVTLRKGELAYDQPQGQVLPLAEEILKIKGAGGEWICSFLAQSSNVCRIYKKRPLECQKLFCGDPEPLLEVYSKERLSRKDVLPEGHPVLELIEEHDRKCDPVKMAEIAASAIENWDESEGLKSDLREMLIFDSTIRELVMEKAGLPEESMDFFFGRPMSILIKGYGIIATPSGKSFSLRKL, from the coding sequence ATGAATGAATGTACACAATGCGGCACATGTTGCCGAAAAGGCGGCCCAGCGCTGCACAATCAGGACTTGCCCCTGCTTAAAGAGAAAGACGGCATTGACCTCACTGATATTGTAACCCTGCGCAAAGGTGAACTCGCTTACGACCAGCCGCAGGGGCAGGTACTCCCTCTTGCCGAAGAGATTCTTAAAATTAAAGGCGCCGGCGGTGAATGGATCTGTTCATTCCTTGCCCAGTCTTCAAACGTCTGCCGTATTTATAAAAAACGTCCGCTCGAATGTCAGAAACTTTTTTGCGGTGATCCTGAGCCTCTGCTGGAGGTTTACAGCAAGGAGCGGCTTTCCAGAAAGGATGTTCTTCCTGAGGGGCACCCCGTGCTTGAGCTTATTGAAGAGCATGACCGGAAGTGTGATCCGGTAAAGATGGCTGAAATTGCCGCATCAGCTATAGAAAACTGGGATGAGAGTGAAGGGCTTAAGTCTGATCTTCGTGAAATGCTCATCTTCGATTCCACCATTCGCGAACTTGTTATGGAGAAAGCCGGGCTGCCTGAAGAGTCCATGGATTTCTTTTTTGGACGCCCCATGAGCATTCTCATTAAAGGTTACGGCATTATCGCTACACCCAGCGGAAAATCTTTCTCACTGCGCAAACTTTAA
- a CDS encoding DUF523 domain-containing protein: protein MYIVSGCLAGLCCRYDGGDNADERVMRLVSEGKAIPVCPEQLGGLTTPRPPCEIVNGKVMSNEGEDVTDKFMHGAKEALKLAKLSGSRKAILKARSPSCGIGRIYDGSFNGKLIDGDGLFAAMLRTEGFELETE from the coding sequence ATGTATATAGTAAGCGGGTGTCTCGCCGGACTTTGCTGTCGCTACGATGGCGGAGATAATGCAGATGAAAGAGTCATGCGACTGGTCTCAGAGGGTAAAGCCATACCGGTTTGCCCGGAACAGCTTGGCGGGTTGACCACCCCACGTCCTCCTTGTGAAATCGTCAATGGCAAAGTCATGAGCAATGAAGGAGAGGATGTCACGGATAAATTCATGCACGGAGCAAAAGAAGCTCTAAAGCTGGCGAAACTCTCCGGCAGCAGAAAGGCCATCTTGAAAGCACGATCTCCGTCATGCGGAATAGGCAGGATTTATGACGGATCTTTCAACGGGAAATTAATTGACGGCGACGGACTGTTCGCCGCCATGCTGCGCACCGAAGGATTCGAGCTGGAAACAGAATAA